One Mercurialis annua linkage group LG3, ddMerAnnu1.2, whole genome shotgun sequence DNA window includes the following coding sequences:
- the LOC126673377 gene encoding heavy metal-associated isoprenylated plant protein 34-like isoform X2, whose protein sequence is MSKQEMMKMQTCVLKVNIQCHCDGCKTKIKKLLQKIDGVYNAQINAEQGKVTVTGNVDPAKLINKLEKSGKHAELWGAPKGFNNFQNMNNIQQFKNMQLDHGKGGGGGGKDNKSQKGGKGGQQVQPQMMQQQFKGSKDMKMPHKDQKSVKFNTQDDYIDASDDDLDDDEFDDEFDDEFDDEDDEEFGHGHGFAHGGGHGHGHGHGPQGQGHHMPNKMMPMMNNVQGLHGTHGMMNGPMFSDKKGGGGGGGGGKKGGGGGDFEIPVMMKGKGGNNDSKNGKGDKKGGGGDGKNGHSKGGSEKKDGKDKSKSKDGSKSKSGVAAFLSFGRKSKNGREENSTEKKSSNNDHSSAGNNNHNNSSKGPKKGGAKNDGVHDSNKIKPTYHELEVNGGNGNGNGGAKNMAKMGPMGPMRPMGNFPSVQGMPAAAAGMNGGGGHYPGMGGGNPFNQQQLQQQQYMAMMMNQQRQNGNDMFQPMMYARPYPAVNYMPPPPMPSHPMSDPYTHVFSDENTESCSIM, encoded by the exons ATGAGTAAACAAGAGATGATGAAGATGCAG ACTTGTGTTCTTAAAGTGAATATACAGTGTCACTGTGATGGATGTAAAACCAAAATCAAGAAACTTCTGCAAAAGATTGATG GGGTGTATAATGCTCAAATAAATGCAGAGCAAGGGAAGGTGACTGTCACAGGAAATGTTGACCCAGCAAAACTTATAAATAAGCTTGAGAAATCTGGGAAGCATGCTGAGCTATGGGGAGCTCCAAAGGGTTTCAATAATTTTCAGAACATGAACAATATTCAACAGTTCAAGAATATGCAACTTGATCACGGTAAAGGAGGGGGAGGCGGCGGTAAAGATAATAAATCTCAGAAGGGTGGTAAAGGTGGCCAACAAGTGCAACCCCAAATGATGCAGCAGCAATTTAAAGGGTCTAAAGATATGAAGATGCCGCATAAAGATCAGAAATCTGTCAAATTTAACACGCAGGATGATTATATTGATGCAAGTGATGACGATTTGGATGATGATGAGTTTGACGATGAGTTCGATGATGAGTTTGATGATGAAGATGACGAGGAGTTTGGTCATGGACATGGTTTTGCACATGGTGGTGGGCATGGCCATGGTCATGGTCATGGACCTCAGGGTCAGGGTCATCATATGCCTAACAAGATGATGCCTATGATGAATAATGTCCAAGGACTACATGGAACTCATGGTATGATGAACGGTCCTATGTTTAGTGATAAAAagggcggcggcggcggcggaggAGGAGGCAAGAAAGGCGGCGGCGGTGGTGATTTTGAGATACCTGTGATGATGAAGGGCAAAGGTGGCAATAATGATAGTAAGAATGGTAAGGGGGATAAAAAAGGTGGAGGTGGTGATGGGAAGAATGGTCATAGCAAAGGAGGAAGTGAAAAAAAAGATGGCAAAGATAAAAGTAAAAGTAAAGATGGCAGTAAAAGCAAAAGTGGAGTTGCTGCATTCTTGAGTTTTGGTAGAAAGAGTAAAAATGGAAGAGAAGAGAATAGTACTGAGAAAAAGAGTAGCAATAATGATCATAGCTCAGCTGGAAACAATAATCACAACAACAGTAGCAAGGGACCCAAGAAAGGTGGAGCCAAAAATGATGGGGTCCATGATTCtaataaaatcaaaccaacctACCATGAACTTGAAGTTAATGGTGGCAATGGCAATGGTAATGGTGGTGCCAAAAACATGGCCAAGATGGGTCCGATGGGTCCGATGCGGCCAATGGGTAATTTCCCTTCAGTGCAAGGAATGCCTGCCGCAGCAGCAGGGATGAACGGCGGGGGCGGACATTATCCGGGAATGGGAGGCGGCAATCCTTTCAACCAACAGCAGCTGCAGCAGCAACAATACATGGCAATGATGATGAATCAGCAAAGGCAAAACGGGAACGATATGTTTCAACCGATGATGTATGCGCGGCCGTATCCAGCCGTTAACTACATGCCGCCGCCTCCGATGCCGTCTCATCCGATGTCCGATCCTTACACGCATGTTTTCAGCGATGAAAACACAGAAAGTTGCAGTATAATGTGA
- the LOC126673377 gene encoding heavy metal-associated isoprenylated plant protein 34-like isoform X1, with amino-acid sequence MSKQEMMKMQQTCVLKVNIQCHCDGCKTKIKKLLQKIDGVYNAQINAEQGKVTVTGNVDPAKLINKLEKSGKHAELWGAPKGFNNFQNMNNIQQFKNMQLDHGKGGGGGGKDNKSQKGGKGGQQVQPQMMQQQFKGSKDMKMPHKDQKSVKFNTQDDYIDASDDDLDDDEFDDEFDDEFDDEDDEEFGHGHGFAHGGGHGHGHGHGPQGQGHHMPNKMMPMMNNVQGLHGTHGMMNGPMFSDKKGGGGGGGGGKKGGGGGDFEIPVMMKGKGGNNDSKNGKGDKKGGGGDGKNGHSKGGSEKKDGKDKSKSKDGSKSKSGVAAFLSFGRKSKNGREENSTEKKSSNNDHSSAGNNNHNNSSKGPKKGGAKNDGVHDSNKIKPTYHELEVNGGNGNGNGGAKNMAKMGPMGPMRPMGNFPSVQGMPAAAAGMNGGGGHYPGMGGGNPFNQQQLQQQQYMAMMMNQQRQNGNDMFQPMMYARPYPAVNYMPPPPMPSHPMSDPYTHVFSDENTESCSIM; translated from the exons ATGAGTAAACAAGAGATGATGAAGATGCAG CAGACTTGTGTTCTTAAAGTGAATATACAGTGTCACTGTGATGGATGTAAAACCAAAATCAAGAAACTTCTGCAAAAGATTGATG GGGTGTATAATGCTCAAATAAATGCAGAGCAAGGGAAGGTGACTGTCACAGGAAATGTTGACCCAGCAAAACTTATAAATAAGCTTGAGAAATCTGGGAAGCATGCTGAGCTATGGGGAGCTCCAAAGGGTTTCAATAATTTTCAGAACATGAACAATATTCAACAGTTCAAGAATATGCAACTTGATCACGGTAAAGGAGGGGGAGGCGGCGGTAAAGATAATAAATCTCAGAAGGGTGGTAAAGGTGGCCAACAAGTGCAACCCCAAATGATGCAGCAGCAATTTAAAGGGTCTAAAGATATGAAGATGCCGCATAAAGATCAGAAATCTGTCAAATTTAACACGCAGGATGATTATATTGATGCAAGTGATGACGATTTGGATGATGATGAGTTTGACGATGAGTTCGATGATGAGTTTGATGATGAAGATGACGAGGAGTTTGGTCATGGACATGGTTTTGCACATGGTGGTGGGCATGGCCATGGTCATGGTCATGGACCTCAGGGTCAGGGTCATCATATGCCTAACAAGATGATGCCTATGATGAATAATGTCCAAGGACTACATGGAACTCATGGTATGATGAACGGTCCTATGTTTAGTGATAAAAagggcggcggcggcggcggaggAGGAGGCAAGAAAGGCGGCGGCGGTGGTGATTTTGAGATACCTGTGATGATGAAGGGCAAAGGTGGCAATAATGATAGTAAGAATGGTAAGGGGGATAAAAAAGGTGGAGGTGGTGATGGGAAGAATGGTCATAGCAAAGGAGGAAGTGAAAAAAAAGATGGCAAAGATAAAAGTAAAAGTAAAGATGGCAGTAAAAGCAAAAGTGGAGTTGCTGCATTCTTGAGTTTTGGTAGAAAGAGTAAAAATGGAAGAGAAGAGAATAGTACTGAGAAAAAGAGTAGCAATAATGATCATAGCTCAGCTGGAAACAATAATCACAACAACAGTAGCAAGGGACCCAAGAAAGGTGGAGCCAAAAATGATGGGGTCCATGATTCtaataaaatcaaaccaacctACCATGAACTTGAAGTTAATGGTGGCAATGGCAATGGTAATGGTGGTGCCAAAAACATGGCCAAGATGGGTCCGATGGGTCCGATGCGGCCAATGGGTAATTTCCCTTCAGTGCAAGGAATGCCTGCCGCAGCAGCAGGGATGAACGGCGGGGGCGGACATTATCCGGGAATGGGAGGCGGCAATCCTTTCAACCAACAGCAGCTGCAGCAGCAACAATACATGGCAATGATGATGAATCAGCAAAGGCAAAACGGGAACGATATGTTTCAACCGATGATGTATGCGCGGCCGTATCCAGCCGTTAACTACATGCCGCCGCCTCCGATGCCGTCTCATCCGATGTCCGATCCTTACACGCATGTTTTCAGCGATGAAAACACAGAAAGTTGCAGTATAATGTGA